A region of the uncultured Methanobrevibacter sp. genome:
AAAGAAGAATATCTGAATCATTTTAGAGAAGCAAATCGTGTTGTTTTAAAGGTTGGTCGAAAAGAAGACATTAAGGCAATGCAAGAAATAAAAAAAGAATTAATTAAAAAAGGTTTTGAACCTTAATTAATAATTACATCCATAAATTCAAAATTATCCCCATCAAACAATCCCTGATCTGAGATTTTAATTGACGGAATTACCAGCAATGCCATGAATGCCATTGTCATGAATGGGGATTTAAGCCTACAACCCAAAGCAGACACTATGTCATGCAGTACACCCACCTTTTCAGCCACATCATATGCATCATCATTAGACATCAAACCAGCAATAGGAAGAGGTAATGAATCAGTGAAATCTTGACTGACAACAGCTATACCTCCCTTATTGTCAATTACCTGATTCACCGCTTGAGCCATTTCCTCTGAAGTGTAACCTATAACGATTATATTATGTGAATCATGAGCAACTGATGAGGCTATAGCACCTTTTTTAAGACCAAACCCTTTAATGAAAGCATTGGCAACAGCGTTACCTCCATAACGTTCCACCACAGCAATTTTCAAGACATCCTGAATGAGACTAGATTGTACGATTCCATCCTTGGTTTTTAGCTTTGCAGTGGTTTTCTTGGTCAATAAATCCCCGTCAATGCACTCGATTACATTGACTTCACATTCATCACCATCATAGTGTATGTCAAAGTCACTTGCAGTTTTCTTGGATGCATTTATACTATTGTGAGCATCAATATCGGGAACGTCAAATAATACGTTTTCCCCATCGAAGACACATTCCCCAGCAATATATGTTTTTTTAATGTTTAAATTAGATATGCTGTCCACTATTATGTAGTCCGCTCGTGCACCCTCAACAATGGCGCCACAGTTTAAGCCATAGTGATATGCAGGGTTTATAGTCACCATATTAATTGCCTTTAAAGGGTCAATTCCTAATCTGATTGCTTTTTTTACAGATTGATTTAAGTGACCTTTGATTAAATCATCCGGATGTTTGTCGTCACTGACTATGAAATCAAATAACGGAGAGTATATTTTATTCTCGAATATATCAGTATAAAATACACCTAATAATTCTGGATTTTCTATACTTTTCTTACCTTCCTCCACATTGAAAAGTTCTTCCATATCCAATGCGGATGACCCGTCACGTGCCATAATTTTGACACCTTTAAGCTTTTTCTCAAGAGCTTCTAAAATAGTACTGCATTCATGGTCAGTACTTATACCTGGCTCAAGGTATTTATCCAAATCTTCACGAGAAACCAATGGCGCATGACCATCGATAGGTTTTCCATAAACATGGGCCAACTCCAATTTCCTATGAACTTCCGGATCACCATTAATAACACCAGGATAATTCATCATTTCTCCCAATGCAACAACTTCCTCTTTTTTAAGCAATACTTCTATATCATCTGAATCCACAGTTGCGCCAGAAGTCTCAAAGGTAGTGGCCGGAACACAAGAAGGTGCAGTGAAATAAAAATTAAACGGCACCTGTTTAGCATTCTCAATCATTGCGTCAACACCAGCTACCCCCATAACATTAGCTATTTCATGAGGATCGCAAACAACGCCAGTGGTACCGTGGCGAACTGCAATTTTAGCGAACTGAGCAGGTGTTAACATACTACTTTCAATATGAATATGAGAATCTATGAATCCTGGAATCATCAATCCAGGTACATCAAGAATTGTCCTTTCATTTACAATTATTGGAGTAACTTTCTTAAAAATTCCATTTTCAACTGTTATTCTTGCAGGATAAATAGTATCAGACACAACATCAAGAATATACGCTGTAAAAGACATGATTATTCCTCATTTAAAGCATTATAAAGAAGTGGCAGGAACGTACCTATATCAGTAACGATTCCGACAACCTGTGCACTTCCCCTGTCAGACAGTTTGGTAACTGTGGATGGATTGATATCCACACAGATACTTTTAACTCTTGAAGGAAGCAGGTTACCAGTTGCAATTGAATGAAGCATTGTTGAAATCATTAAAATCATGTCAACTTCCTGAGCATACTTTCTCATTAGTTTTTGTGCCTCAATCACATCAGTGATAACATCAGGCAAAGGCCCATCGTCACGAATTGAACCTGCCAGTACAAATGGAACATCGTTTTTGATACACTCATACATGATACCTCCAGTCAAGGTACCGTCCTCAACAGCTTTTCTAATGGAACCTGAATTGTTAATTCTATTGATGGCCCTCATATGATGAGTGTGACCATGAGCTACAATCTTACCGGTTTCAACTTCAATACCCAATGAAGTACCGAAGAGATTGGACTCAATATCGTGAGTAGCCAAAGCATTACCTGCCATTATCACATCAATGTAGCCTTCCTTGATAAGTTCAGCAAGATACTTTCCTGAACCTGTGTGAACAATAGCCGGTCCCCCAACGATACCAATCTTTCCACCTTTAGCCTTGATTTCCTTCATTTCTTCTGCAATACCATTGATAAGATTCATTAAAGGTTTTTCAGAGGAAACTTCACTGTTCATGAACTCAAAGACTTGCTGTTCGTCACGTGACCTGTGAGGAGGTGTAACCCTAACACCATCCAAACCTACAACAATCTTATCGCCGGCCTTAATCTCAGCAATAGGTTTGACAAAAGCCCTATTTTCATCTTCATCAACAACAACCAGACAGTCCATTTCGATTTCTTCAACAGGAATCCAGTTTCCCTTATAAAATATGTGGGTTGTATGATTGGATGATGAATAGAAACCTTCAGGAGCAACCTTATCCTTGGTTGATGCAACGAGATTTACCTCTTTGATATCATCAATAGATGCACCGAGTACAGACAATTCATCTAAAATTGATTCAAGCAATTCGGGAGTTTTGGCTGATACTTCGATTTTCGCATGACTTGTGTCTGATTTTTTTCGCCCAACATCAATTTCCAAAATATCAAATTCTCCGCCTTTGTCCATAATAATGCCCATTGTCCGGGTTAAGGTCAATGAATCAATAATATGGCCTGAAAGCTCAATAGTTCTTTTATTCATAACAATATGCTCCATTTTTTATTAATATAATAAATATGTTTTTGGTGATATTTAATGATATTGTTAATTGAAAAGAATTATAAATAAAAATTAAAAATAAAAAAAAACATTGCAGAAGAATTAATAGTGGAACAGTAATTAATATCCACTATTTAGTTAGATTCTACAATGATAAAAATTTTCATCTGATGATTAACAATATTTTAATGCAATTAATCAGATGAATTTATGATTTAATTTATTCGATTTTAGTTCCACATTCGCCACAGAATTTCATATCTGGGGCAACTTCGGCACCGCAACCCGGACAGGTTTTATCCGGTTCATTCATAGGATTTCCACATTCACTACAAAACTTTGTACCAAGAGGTACGTTGGCACCACAATTAGAGCAGGTAGCTGTTAATGGAGAACCACAGTTTCCACAGAATTTTGTATCTTTATTATTTGCAGAATTACAATTAGGACACATTATCTGATTTTGGTTAGCCCCAAATGAATTCATCATTACAGTACTGCCTCCACCTATTAGAAATTTTTCAATATGTTCAAATATCTCATTAGGCAATTTTTTCTGATTATAAGCACCCACTGCAGCAGTAACTGCAAGAGGAGCAAATAAAACCATACCTACAGCACCAGCACCAATTTTATCAGACCATTCACCATTTCCAATATTTACTGTTATGGTATCACTAACTTCAACTATTTGTACTTGGATTGCCATAGTCATACCTGCAAGCTTTTTCCAGCTTGATCCTTCGTGCTCTTTTGCTTGCACAAAATAGCCATCTGGAGTTTGGGTACCTTCAGTGGTTAAGTTTTTTTCACTCCGTAAAAAATTTTCAACTTCTTTTCCTACAGAACTTGCATTAAATCCTTCAGGCAATTTAAAAACTTTTGATTCCGCCATATAATTCCTCCAAAATTAGTCATGAAAATTTAAAATTCCACAGAATTTATGAAACTTTTTAAATCATCCAAATTATTTCCTTCCACACAAACCATTTCTTTAGCATCATCTGAAGAAATACCTACAAGGTAAAGGCCATCTGAAGACCCGCCAGCAGTATTATTCCAAATATATACTTTTCCTTCAATGGATGGTTCATCCATAAACACAGAATTAGATTTTAACATTTTTGGTAGATAATCAGTAATATTCTCTGCTTTGAAGTCAGGAGCCATATTTGATTCATTATAATAGAAAACACTAATATTTTGTCCAGCATATTCTGCATTAGCGCTTAATTTTGCAGAAAATTGTCCTTCTTTAACAGGATTGGTAAAGTTTTCATCTACAGGTACATTCATTTTAAATAAACCATCAAAATCATGATTTGTAGTTTCAACTGCATATACACTAGCTAATGAGATAACTACTGCAAATACAGCAAGTAAAGTAATAATTTTTTTGTTCATTTAATTACCTCCCATTTGTAATAATAATTTTAGTATACACATAATATAAACATTGCTATTAGCATGCTAATATCATATAGATATCTATTATATAGCTAAAATTAAAATTTCTAACTATGAGCAATAAAGACGACATGAGTATTGTATCACTTCTAGCTCGCTCCAAAAAAAGAATCAAAGTCCTAAAATCACTAGAAAAGGAAGACAAGATACCATCTAAAATAAGCAAGGACATTGATGACAATAGCAACCATGTTTCCAAATATCTGAAAACATTAAAGGAAGCTGAGTTAGTTGAATGTCTAAATGAGGAAGACAAAAGATACAGATTCTACAGCATCACAGATAAGGGAAAATACTATCTTGACAAAGTAGAAAAGAATTATCAAGAATAATTTAAAAAAAGAAAAAAAATAGACTCATGGTCATGAGTCTAAAGTCCGAAGAACAAGTATATCAGGAATATTATAACCATTAACCAGATACCCCAATTTAACTCCCTTGTTTTTCCACTGGCGACGCTAGCGACTGCATATACAACGAATCCCCAAGCAATACCTAATGAAATGGAGTAAGTTAAAATCATCATGATAATGGTCATGAATACTGAAGCTGCTACAACAAGATTGTCCCATTCAACTTCTTTTAATTGCACAATCATCAATATACCTACAATAACAAGTGCTGCACAGGTAACAGGTGAAGTAAACAATCCTAATACCAATGGTGCAAAGAATATTGATAAAATGAATAAAATACCGGTAACAATAGCGGTCAAACCGGTTTTACCACCAAGTCCAATACCTGTTGCACTTTCAACATATGCTGTAACTGTACTTGTACCGAATATAGCACCTATAATACCACCAACAGCATCTGCGAGGAATGCATTTTCAATTCCAGCAGCTTTTCCTTCTTCGTCAATGAATCCGCATTGTTTACCTAATGCCATCAAGGTTCCTGTTGTATCAAAGAATGTAACGAACACAAGTGAGAACAGTATCATGAGAAGGTTTGGAATATTAGAGAACAATTGTCCAAATCCTTTCATAAATCCGGCGAATAGTGACAGGTCAAAACTAGTAGTAATGAAATGAGCCGGCACTGCAGGCATTAACATGTCTCCTTTACCGAATCCCACTGCGGTAAATATTACACCGATAATAGCAGTAATGACCAAACCTACAAATACCGCTGCAGGGAATTTCCTGACATATAATATCAATGTGATAAGAACACCAATCAATGCAAGAAGTGCTGGAGCAGCCATAAGGCTTCCCATTGAAACCAAAGTGGATGGATCATCTACGATGATTCCTGCACCTTTAAGACCTAAAAATGCCAGGAAAAATCCTATTGCCGCACCGATACCGAGTTTCAAATCAAGTGGAATGATGTTTAGAATAGCTTCCCTTAAACCGGAAACTGTGATTATTAAAAAGATTATGCTTGAAATGAATACCGCAGCAAGTGCAGTTTCCCAAGTGTTTCCCATAGTTAAAATGATTGTATAAGTAAACAACGCATTTAGTCCCATACCTGGAGCCAATCCGACTGGATATTTAGCAACTAGCCCCATAATTATACAAGCTATACCGGAAGCAACAGCTGTTGCAAAAAATACTCCGGTAGCAGGCATTCCACCATCTGCCAAAATTACTGGGTTTACACCTAAAATGTAAGCCATAGCAAGGAATGTGGTGATACCTGCGATTATTTCAGTTTTAAAATCAGTCCCATTTTCCTTAAATTTAAAAAAATTGTCCAACATATAACACCTCTACGAAAAAAATATTCGTTAGATGTTATTATTTATTTAAAAAAAGTATATTAAATTTAACGATTAATCATGAACAAATAAATTTGAAAAAAAAATATTTTAGATTATTTTAAAAGGACTCATTTAACCAATGTTAAAAAGTCATATATTATCTTAGCCGCAACGACAGCAGTATTCTCGCCCAATCTGTCAGTGGCAGTTTCAACAACATCCAAACCAACAATATTCTTATTAGCCAATGTTTCAATGATGGATTCAACTTCATGAATAATCAATCCGTCTGGAGTGGGATTGCCTACACTAGGCGCAATGGCCGGATCAATTACATCCATATCGATTGAAATGTAAATAGGACCCTCGATATTTATCAGATAATATTCGATGGCATCCATGTGCTTGTGGACGTCCCTATTCTTAAATGTCTGAATATTGTAAGTGGATTTAACGAATTCCTCCTCATCCAAAGATGCGGACCTTATTCCAATCTGTACCAGGTCAACACCCATCTCATGAGCCCTTCTCATGACGGTAGCATGGGAGTACTTCTCTCCAATGAATTCGAAGGCAAGGTCCCTGTGGGCATCAAGATGCACTACAGTTAACTTTCCATATTTCTCAGTTAATGCCCTGATTGCACCGATGGATGCGGAATGTTCACCTCCAATTATGATTGGCTTTAGATTCAAATCCAAAAGTTCATTAACGGTTTCTTCAATGATTTCACAGGTTTTTTCACAATTTCCCGGAATGACATTGACATCACCGAAATCATAAAAAGTAGTTGATAAATCTCTATTAAAAATAGTATTGTATTTTTCAAAACCGAATGAGGCCTCACGAACGACAATCGGTCCTAAACGTGAACCGGAATGATAAGAAGTAGTGCTATCAAATGGAACACCGATTATTCCAAATGAATTTTCAATTATTTCATCATTTTCTTGAGAAAATGCGAATTTCCATGGTTCATAAGTATTTAAAAGCATAATGTATCTAAAAAAAGGAAAAATAAAAAAGAGAACTTATGATCCTCTAGTTCTCATTATTTTCATATTTCCCATTGCAACAATGTATTCGACTTCTCTACCTTCAGTGATTTCATCTTTTAAGTCTTCAGGCATTGGTAAGTCAATGGTATCATAGTTTTCCATATCCATGATTTGTACATTGTCACCTTGGATTGAGATAACTTGTCCTAATCTTTTGTCGATGATAGGAGTATCTACTTTAGTATCTACAGGTTTAACTAAACTTCTTTTTTGATTATCGAAAATTCCAACAGCTTCAATTCTTGCTTTAGCAGCTCCGTGTTTACCCGGAGATGAAGTAGTGTAACTAATGATTTTACAAGCTTCTCCGTTTAAAACGATATATTTTCCAACTTTTAATGTTTTAATTTCTACAACTTTTGTTGACATTAATTTTCCTCCATTTTATTTAAAAACCGGTTTTTAATCTTATAATAAGGAATATTATTAGATTAATATAAATTATCTTTTCCATTTTATATAAAGTATTCGTTTATAGGCAATTTTGAATAGAATTTGAAAACAAAAAATACAAACTTAAACAGAAAATAGATAGTAAAAATAACCTTAAATGATAAAAAAAGCTATTTTTAAAAAGTGAAATACAAAAATGAAATTGAAATAAATTTTAATCCAAAATCATTATTTATTAAATACTTTAGATTATTTATATATTGAAAAACATAATTAAAATTAAGTGATATATGAGAATACTCATCGTTTCGAAAAGATGAAAGACCAACAATTAATGCCTTTGAAAATACAGAAAACATGAGAAGAATTGGTGAGGTAATCTCATTAGAGTTTCCTGTAGATTACCGGAAATGCCGAAATTCATGAATTAGCTATCGTGAGTGATTAAAATGGATGATAAAACCAGAAAAATTGCAAAAAGACTAGCAAATAAAATTATACGAGAAGTTGGGCCTGCAGTAAGGGAATATGCAGGTACCGAATTGGGAGGAACCGAAGTCAAAACAGGAGCAGACGGTACCCCAACATCATATATCGATCAAGTTGCAGAAGAAAAAATCATAAATATTTTAAAGAATGCTGATGTTTTATCATACCTGGTCAGTGAAGAAGTTGGAGAGTTGAAACTTGGAAAGGGAACAAAAAGAAGCGTTGTCCTGACCCAGGAATTGAGACGAACCGACCTGAAGGAAGATGAAATTCCGAAATTCATATTCCTGATTGATCCTGTTGATGGAACCAGCAACGCAATAAAAGAAATCCCCGCCTATGCGATTTCAATTGCAGTTGCCGACGTAAATCAGGGACGTGTAGCAACAATTAACGATGTTGAACTTGGTTTTTTATATAACCTGGCAAACGGTAACTTTTTTGAAGCCGAAAAGGGAAAAGGATGTAAACTGAACAATGAAAAGGTAAAACCTAGTAAGGTAATAAAAGTCAACCAGATGACTCTTGGAGGATTTACAAAGACAGGAACATCCGAGGCTTCCAAACTGGTCGACAGCGCAAGGCGTATGAGAGTGCTTGGAAGTGTGGTTTTGGAGCTTTCATATGTGGCAAGCGGAAAATATGACGCTTTTCTTGATTTAAGGGGAAGTAGAATAATCGACATTGCGGCCGGAAAGCTGATTCTTGAAGAGGCAGGAGGAATAATAACCGATAAATACGGCCAAAAAATCAACAATGTATTGAGCATCTATGAAAAAACAATCGTTGTTGCTGCAAACAACGAAATAATGCACAAAGAAATCATTGACATATTGAATAACAATCAGGCCGACATAATCGGTAAAATAGGAATCATCTCAAGGATTGACAAGAAGGTGCCTATACTCTTCGCAGCCAAGATTATAGACTATGTCCTGACAAGCGGATGCGAAGTTGTAATCGAAAGGAGACTGGCACAAAAATTGGTTGAACTCAAGGACAATCCAGAATTGGATAAAATCAAGCAGGACGCAAAGGAAAACTATCCTGAAGTTGCCCACATGCTTGACGATATCGATTTAAACATTGATTATGAAAAGTTAAGTGCTGAACTCTTTGACTTTGACTGTGACATGGCAACTATCCTTGGAGGGGACG
Encoded here:
- a CDS encoding translation initiation factor IF-5A, with protein sequence MSTKVVEIKTLKVGKYIVLNGEACKIISYTTSSPGKHGAAKARIEAVGIFDNQKRSLVKPVDTKVDTPIIDKRLGQVISIQGDNVQIMDMENYDTIDLPMPEDLKDEITEGREVEYIVAMGNMKIMRTRGS
- a CDS encoding helix-turn-helix transcriptional regulator, which codes for MSNKDDMSIVSLLARSKKRIKVLKSLEKEDKIPSKISKDIDDNSNHVSKYLKTLKEAELVECLNEEDKRYRFYSITDKGKYYLDKVEKNYQE
- a CDS encoding zinc ribbon domain-containing protein translates to MAESKVFKLPEGFNASSVGKEVENFLRSEKNLTTEGTQTPDGYFVQAKEHEGSSWKKLAGMTMAIQVQIVEVSDTITVNIGNGEWSDKIGAGAVGMVLFAPLAVTAAVGAYNQKKLPNEIFEHIEKFLIGGGSTVMMNSFGANQNQIMCPNCNSANNKDTKFCGNCGSPLTATCSNCGANVPLGTKFCSECGNPMNEPDKTCPGCGAEVAPDMKFCGECGTKIE
- the ade gene encoding adenine deaminase produces the protein MSFTAYILDVVSDTIYPARITVENGIFKKVTPIIVNERTILDVPGLMIPGFIDSHIHIESSMLTPAQFAKIAVRHGTTGVVCDPHEIANVMGVAGVDAMIENAKQVPFNFYFTAPSCVPATTFETSGATVDSDDIEVLLKKEEVVALGEMMNYPGVINGDPEVHRKLELAHVYGKPIDGHAPLVSREDLDKYLEPGISTDHECSTILEALEKKLKGVKIMARDGSSALDMEELFNVEEGKKSIENPELLGVFYTDIFENKIYSPLFDFIVSDDKHPDDLIKGHLNQSVKKAIRLGIDPLKAINMVTINPAYHYGLNCGAIVEGARADYIIVDSISNLNIKKTYIAGECVFDGENVLFDVPDIDAHNSINASKKTASDFDIHYDGDECEVNVIECIDGDLLTKKTTAKLKTKDGIVQSSLIQDVLKIAVVERYGGNAVANAFIKGFGLKKGAIASSVAHDSHNIIVIGYTSEEMAQAVNQVIDNKGGIAVVSQDFTDSLPLPIAGLMSNDDAYDVAEKVGVLHDIVSALGCRLKSPFMTMAFMALLVIPSIKISDQGLFDGDNFEFMDVIIN
- a CDS encoding bifunctional NADP phosphatase/NAD kinase, with protein sequence MDDKTRKIAKRLANKIIREVGPAVREYAGTELGGTEVKTGADGTPTSYIDQVAEEKIINILKNADVLSYLVSEEVGELKLGKGTKRSVVLTQELRRTDLKEDEIPKFIFLIDPVDGTSNAIKEIPAYAISIAVADVNQGRVATINDVELGFLYNLANGNFFEAEKGKGCKLNNEKVKPSKVIKVNQMTLGGFTKTGTSEASKLVDSARRMRVLGSVVLELSYVASGKYDAFLDLRGSRIIDIAAGKLILEEAGGIITDKYGQKINNVLSIYEKTIVVAANNEIMHKEIIDILNNNQADIIGKIGIISRIDKKVPILFAAKIIDYVLTSGCEVVIERRLAQKLVELKDNPELDKIKQDAKENYPEVAHMLDDIDLNIDYEKLSAELFDFDCDMATILGGDGTLLRAQSRMNPEIPLFGINMGTVGFLTEIEVKDTFEALREILKGNYYKEKRTRLVVSHENHNFTAMNEVVIMTNQAAKMLHFEIQVDGEIIEEVRADGLIVSTPSGSTAYSMSAGGPIVDPKVEGFIIIPICPYKLGVRPFVVSDNSEITVKLLKKGKSAVFVMDGQITEEADYEEEIKFNKYRKPAYFIRTSSKYFYEKVKDKLKDGGIDDNTRCLK
- a CDS encoding NCS2 family permease — protein: MLDNFFKFKENGTDFKTEIIAGITTFLAMAYILGVNPVILADGGMPATGVFFATAVASGIACIIMGLVAKYPVGLAPGMGLNALFTYTIILTMGNTWETALAAVFISSIIFLIITVSGLREAILNIIPLDLKLGIGAAIGFFLAFLGLKGAGIIVDDPSTLVSMGSLMAAPALLALIGVLITLILYVRKFPAAVFVGLVITAIIGVIFTAVGFGKGDMLMPAVPAHFITTSFDLSLFAGFMKGFGQLFSNIPNLLMILFSLVFVTFFDTTGTLMALGKQCGFIDEEGKAAGIENAFLADAVGGIIGAIFGTSTVTAYVESATGIGLGGKTGLTAIVTGILFILSIFFAPLVLGLFTSPVTCAALVIVGILMIVQLKEVEWDNLVVAASVFMTIIMMILTYSISLGIAWGFVVYAVASVASGKTRELNWGIWLMVIIFLIYLFFGL
- the speB gene encoding agmatinase; this encodes MLLNTYEPWKFAFSQENDEIIENSFGIIGVPFDSTTSYHSGSRLGPIVVREASFGFEKYNTIFNRDLSTTFYDFGDVNVIPGNCEKTCEIIEETVNELLDLNLKPIIIGGEHSASIGAIRALTEKYGKLTVVHLDAHRDLAFEFIGEKYSHATVMRRAHEMGVDLVQIGIRSASLDEEEFVKSTYNIQTFKNRDVHKHMDAIEYYLINIEGPIYISIDMDVIDPAIAPSVGNPTPDGLIIHEVESIIETLANKNIVGLDVVETATDRLGENTAVVAAKIIYDFLTLVK
- a CDS encoding TIGR00300 family protein; this encodes MNKRTIELSGHIIDSLTLTRTMGIIMDKGGEFDILEIDVGRKKSDTSHAKIEVSAKTPELLESILDELSVLGASIDDIKEVNLVASTKDKVAPEGFYSSSNHTTHIFYKGNWIPVEEIEMDCLVVVDEDENRAFVKPIAEIKAGDKIVVGLDGVRVTPPHRSRDEQQVFEFMNSEVSSEKPLMNLINGIAEEMKEIKAKGGKIGIVGGPAIVHTGSGKYLAELIKEGYIDVIMAGNALATHDIESNLFGTSLGIEVETGKIVAHGHTHHMRAINRINNSGSIRKAVEDGTLTGGIMYECIKNDVPFVLAGSIRDDGPLPDVITDVIEAQKLMRKYAQEVDMILMISTMLHSIATGNLLPSRVKSICVDINPSTVTKLSDRGSAQVVGIVTDIGTFLPLLYNALNEE